A genomic stretch from Candidatus Latescibacterota bacterium includes:
- a CDS encoding MCE family protein, translating into MRGNVELRVGLLVILAIVAMTTWLLFLKEFKFKTDTYPLTVEFGQVAGIKAGAPVDILGVTRGKVSSVELLQDRVRVGLEIDEGTFVGTDAQVMLVTDLFNPTAVRIEPGRSTEAIQPGATLRGSSGTDIAQLMGEGARLVTSLSALAARLDSISAGGRLDALATDLEGGVRELRAWTGESRHQTGAVLKRVDRLTGDLERFLDENAEPVSQTVEQMGKAAQRADSLAVDLGRLTRSLTRISEGLEAGEGTLGMALTSPALHDSIVHTVSRLDSLIAEIKANPKKFVSFSLF; encoded by the coding sequence GTGAGAGGCAACGTGGAACTGCGAGTGGGTCTGCTGGTGATCCTGGCGATCGTGGCCATGACCACCTGGCTGCTCTTCCTCAAGGAGTTCAAGTTCAAGACCGACACCTACCCGCTGACGGTGGAGTTCGGCCAGGTGGCGGGAATCAAGGCCGGCGCGCCGGTGGACATCCTCGGCGTGACGCGCGGCAAGGTGTCGAGCGTGGAGCTGCTGCAGGACCGCGTGCGCGTGGGCCTGGAGATCGACGAAGGCACCTTCGTGGGCACCGACGCCCAGGTGATGCTCGTCACCGATCTCTTCAACCCGACGGCCGTGCGCATCGAGCCGGGGCGTTCCACCGAGGCGATCCAGCCCGGCGCCACGCTCAGGGGCTCGAGCGGCACGGACATCGCGCAGCTCATGGGCGAGGGCGCGCGGCTGGTGACCAGCCTCAGCGCGCTGGCGGCGCGGCTGGACAGCATCAGCGCGGGAGGGCGGCTCGACGCCCTGGCCACCGACCTCGAGGGCGGCGTGCGCGAGCTGCGCGCGTGGACGGGCGAGAGCCGTCACCAGACGGGCGCCGTGCTGAAGCGCGTGGATCGGCTCACGGGGGATCTGGAGCGCTTCCTGGACGAGAACGCCGAGCCCGTCAGCCAGACCGTCGAGCAGATGGGCAAGGCGGCCCAGCGCGCCGACAGCCTGGCCGTGGACCTCGGGCGCCTCACCCGCAGCCTCACGCGCATCAGCGAGGGGCTCGAGGCGGGCGAGGGGACGCTGGGGATGGCGCTCACGTCGCCGGCGCTGCACGACTCGATCGTGCACACGGTGTCGCGCCTGGACAGCCTGATCGCCGAGATCAAGGCCAACCCGAAGAAGTTCGTGAGCTTCTCGTTGTTCTAG
- a CDS encoding ABC transporter ATP-binding protein: MIQVRGLEKTFGGVPVLRGVDLDIERGETLVIIGRSGSGKSVLVKHLLGLIRPDAGSITFDGEEVTGLRGKALFELRKRFGYLFQGAALFDSLTVGENVGLGLKEHGRLPDLEIEKVVAERLAMVGLEGIEAKKPAELSGGMKKRVGLARAIAMDPEVMIYDEPTTGLDPIMADVINDLILELQRKLDITSVVVTHDMVSATKIADRISMLYEGRIIFTGTSEALRATDDPYVRQFVEGRSQGPIKVR, translated from the coding sequence GTGATCCAGGTGCGCGGCCTCGAGAAGACCTTTGGCGGCGTGCCCGTGCTGCGCGGCGTCGACCTGGACATCGAGCGCGGCGAGACGCTGGTCATCATCGGCCGCAGCGGCAGCGGCAAGAGCGTGCTGGTGAAGCACCTGCTGGGCCTGATCAGGCCGGACGCCGGGAGCATCACCTTCGACGGCGAGGAGGTCACGGGCCTGCGCGGCAAGGCGCTCTTCGAGCTGCGCAAACGCTTCGGCTATCTCTTCCAGGGCGCGGCGCTCTTCGACTCGCTGACCGTGGGGGAAAACGTGGGACTCGGCCTCAAGGAGCACGGCCGACTGCCCGATCTTGAGATCGAGAAGGTCGTCGCCGAGCGCCTGGCGATGGTGGGGCTCGAGGGGATCGAGGCGAAGAAGCCGGCCGAGCTGTCGGGCGGGATGAAGAAGCGCGTGGGCCTGGCCCGCGCCATCGCCATGGATCCCGAGGTGATGATCTACGACGAGCCCACCACCGGCCTCGATCCGATCATGGCCGACGTGATCAACGACCTGATCCTGGAGCTGCAGCGCAAGCTGGACATCACGTCGGTGGTCGTGACCCACGACATGGTGAGCGCCACGAAGATCGCCGACCGCATCAGCATGCTCTACGAGGGGCGCATCATCTTCACGGGCACGTCGGAGGCCCTGCGCGCGACCGACGACCCCTACGTCCGCCAGTTCGTGGAAGGCCGCAGCCAGGGGCCGATCAAGGTCCGCTAG
- a CDS encoding ABC transporter permease translates to MSWRVFRATPKLFSTWRLTMDQMLEIGNRSMPLVFVVSVFTGAVTAVQASYQFQAWVPLILLGSTVHRSVIIELGPVLTALVVGGRVSASIAAELGTMKVTEQVDALEAMAIDPVRFLVLPRFWAATIMLPVITALADVLALGGAYVVALLTVDGMTHHLFMEGVKLNFYMKDLVAGLVKALFFGMIIASSGSFYGLRAGGGAEGVGRATMKAVVANCLMILVLDYFLAAVLFQMIFGGGK, encoded by the coding sequence CTGTCCTGGCGCGTCTTCCGCGCCACGCCGAAGCTCTTCTCCACCTGGCGGCTGACCATGGACCAGATGCTGGAGATCGGCAACCGGTCCATGCCGCTGGTCTTCGTGGTGTCGGTGTTCACGGGCGCGGTGACGGCCGTGCAGGCCAGCTACCAGTTCCAGGCCTGGGTGCCGCTCATCCTGCTGGGCAGCACGGTGCACCGGTCGGTGATCATCGAGCTGGGGCCGGTGCTGACGGCGCTGGTGGTGGGCGGGCGCGTCTCGGCCTCCATCGCCGCCGAGCTGGGCACCATGAAGGTGACCGAGCAGGTGGACGCCCTCGAGGCCATGGCCATCGACCCCGTCCGCTTCCTCGTGCTGCCGCGCTTCTGGGCGGCCACGATCATGCTGCCGGTGATCACGGCGCTGGCGGACGTCCTCGCCCTGGGCGGCGCCTACGTGGTGGCGCTGCTCACGGTGGACGGCATGACGCACCACCTCTTCATGGAGGGCGTCAAACTCAACTTCTACATGAAGGACCTGGTGGCGGGCCTCGTGAAGGCGCTGTTCTTCGGCATGATCATCGCGTCGAGCGGCAGCTTCTACGGACTGCGCGCCGGCGGCGGCGCCGAGGGCGTGGGCCGCGCCACGATGAAGGCCGTCGTGGCCAACTGCCTGATGATCCTGGTGCTGGACTACTTCCTCGCCGCGGTACTCTTCCAGATGATCTTCGGAGGCGGCAAGTGA